A stretch of Vigna angularis cultivar LongXiaoDou No.4 chromosome 4, ASM1680809v1, whole genome shotgun sequence DNA encodes these proteins:
- the LOC108331136 gene encoding blue copper protein, whose protein sequence is MASSTALVFGSLIAITMVLPTLATVHTVGDSSGWAIGSDYSSWTSDKAFAVGDSLVFNYGAGHTVDEVKESDYKSCSAGNSISTDSSGATTIALKTAGTHYFICSVPGHCSGGMKLAVTVKAGKDTTPSTGKAPPSDGTATTATPATTTTTTTTTAGRSNSASTTGVFSVVSMLIVSGISFFGLRMA, encoded by the exons ATGGCTTCCTCCACTGCTTTGGTTTTCGGCTCACTCATAGCAATCACCATGGTTCTGCCAACCCTCGCAACCGTCCACACCGTCGGAGATTCTTCAGGTTGGGCAATTGGTTCTGATTATAGCTCATGGACCAGTGACAAAGCCTTCGCAGTGGGTGATAGTCTTG TGTTCAACTATGGAGCTGGGCACACAGTGGATGAAGTTAAAGAGAGTGACTACAAATCATGCAGCGCAGGGAATTCAATTAGTACAGACAGTAGTGGCGCAACCACCATTGCCCTCAAGACTGCAGGCACTCATTACTTCATATGTTCTGTTCCCGGACATTGTTCTGGCGGCATGAAACTTGCCGTCACTGTCAAAGCAGGAAAAGACACTACTCCTTCAACTGGGAAGGCTCCACCTTCTGATGGTACGGCCACCACAGCCACGCcagccaccaccaccaccaccaccacaaccACTGCTGGTAGATCAAACTCGGCTTCAACAACTGGTGTGTTTTCAGTTGTTTCCATGTTGATTGTTTCAGGGATCTCTTTCTTTGGCTTGCGCATGGCGTGA